From a single Girardinichthys multiradiatus isolate DD_20200921_A chromosome 17, DD_fGirMul_XY1, whole genome shotgun sequence genomic region:
- the LOC124883231 gene encoding uncharacterized protein LOC124883231, with translation MTMKSAVVSLKRVFEHGMAYVALSRTTSLEGLKIIDLDENKIYADENIRAAMDSMRTASFSNARPLLNFQSRHQSATLTIIHHNVEGLISHSEDMKHHHELRLADILCLTETHLFGSSAPACGQMEGYCFFSRNRHVSYSNRVDMSTKEGGGVGTYCRSLLQPQERRYFHNVTDLEYNVVKVDAPITALIATVYRPPSYDLAMFLKNMQNLLDGLNSMDIQPVVVLGDFNEDLLSPGKKAIKELFGSKGFTQLISDPTTERQTLIDHIYISQPEYCVQSGVLQTYYSYHNPVYCILASFSAASSP, from the coding sequence ATGACCATGAAGTCTGCAGTTGTTTCTTTGAAGAGAGTTTTTGAACACGGAATGGCATACGTCGCCCTCAGTCGCACAACTTCTCTGGAAGGACTTAAAATCATTGATTTGGATGAGAATAAGATCTACGCCGATGAAAATATCAGAGCAGCTATGGATTCAATGAGAACAGCATCGTTCTCAAACGCCAGACCGCTCTTGAATTTTCAATCACGTCATCAAAGTGCAACTTTAACAATTATTCATCACAACGTCGAAGGTCTCATCTCTCATTCTGAGGACATGAAACACCATCATGAACTCAGATTGGCAGATATTTTATGCCTTACCGAGACTCATTTATTTGGATCTTCTGCTCCAGCTTGTGGCCAAATGGAGGGTTATTGTTTCTTTTCACGTAACAGACATGTTTCTTATTCCAACCGAGTGGACATGTCTACCAAAGAGGGGGGAGGAGTAGGCACTTACTGCAGGAGTCTTCTACAACCCCAGGAGCGGAGATACTTTCACAATGTTACCGATCTTGAATACAACGTTGTGAAAGTGGATGCTCCGATCACAGCCCTCATTGCCACGGTTTACAGGCCACCAAGTTATGATCTAGCtatgtttttgaaaaacatgcaaaatcttTTGGATGGCCTGAATTCAATGGATATTCAGCCAGTTGTGGTATTGGGAGACTTCAACGAGGACCTCCTCTCTCCGGGGAAAAAAGCAATCAAGGAGTTGTTTGGAAGCAAAGGATTTACTCAACTCATCTCGGATCCAACAACGGAAAGGCAGACTCTCATTGACCACATTTACATATCTCAGCCAGAATATTGTGTTCAGTCAGGTGTGTTGCAGACTTATTACAGTTACCACAACCCTGTATATTGTATTTTGGCTTCATTTTCAGCTGCATCTTCACCATGA